From bacterium BMS3Abin11, the proteins below share one genomic window:
- the pilE1 gene encoding fimbrial protein precursor, whose protein sequence is MKRIQSGFTLIELMIVIAILGILAAIAIPAYQDYSVRAKVSEGIAAAAPAKLAISEYFQSEGGWPRYRTTAGFSDVDSKFVNMATISSATGTPTYNTNFSRLYIQIDTSAAGVDTVNGGAVNDAFYIELTGRNATGSIDWDCAGTSTVGTAGAAGTALSVGLKRLLPSSCR, encoded by the coding sequence ATGAAAAGAATCCAATCAGGTTTTACACTTATCGAGCTGATGATCGTCATCGCGATCCTCGGCATTCTTGCCGCCATCGCGATACCGGCATATCAGGACTACAGTGTGCGCGCAAAGGTCTCTGAGGGTATAGCTGCGGCCGCCCCAGCCAAATTAGCAATTTCCGAATATTTTCAATCTGAAGGTGGATGGCCACGGTATAGAACTACAGCTGGCTTTTCAGACGTAGACAGCAAATTCGTCAATATGGCTACTATCTCCTCTGCAACAGGAACACCGACCTATAACACTAACTTTTCACGTCTCTATATTCAGATCGATACCTCTGCAGCAGGTGTAGATACTGTAAATGGCGGAGCTGTCAACGATGCATTCTATATTGAATTGACAGGCCGAAATGCGACGGGATCGATTGATTGGGATTGTGCGGGTACATCTACCGTGGGCACGGCCGGAGCTGCAGGTACTGCACTTTCCGTGGGCCTGAAACGTCTGCTGCCATCCAGCTGTCGCTAA
- the zraR_1 gene encoding transcriptional regulatory protein ZraR, which yields MPTSSPLVLLVDDEPDILELLSLTLARMGLKSETSVSVKDAIAKLNSRNFNLCLTDLRLPDGNGLEIVNFIQQSMPEIPVAVISAHGNMQAAIDAMKAGAFDFVSKPVDLKQLRALIESALALGTNTDRKYNNTSGPRLLGQSACILKIREQIRKLARSMAPVYIHGESGTGKELVARLIHHNSPRRERAFIAVNSSAIPAELMESEFFGHRKGSFTGAISDHPGLFQAAEGGTLFLDEIAELPLSMQAKLLRAIQERAIRPVGSHEELSFDCRILSATHQDLGSLVKSGKFREDLYYRINVIELDVPPLRARTEDIVELVEHILQIISDRNSIALPEITPDFYEKLLSYSFPGNIRELENILERAVALGEGHTISADDLNFPLPELALHETAGPSGKPAENKPLPNESLDDFLLRIEREVVQQALEKHSFNKTRTAESLGVSFRSFRYKLKKLSLD from the coding sequence ATGCCAACATCCTCACCACTTGTGCTGCTTGTCGATGACGAACCTGACATCCTGGAACTTTTATCTTTAACGCTTGCTCGCATGGGATTGAAATCTGAAACGTCTGTCTCAGTCAAAGATGCCATTGCTAAATTGAATAGCAGAAACTTTAACTTATGCCTGACAGACTTAAGGCTACCCGATGGCAATGGGCTTGAGATCGTCAATTTCATTCAACAGTCAATGCCGGAAATACCTGTCGCTGTTATTTCAGCCCATGGCAACATGCAGGCTGCCATCGACGCCATGAAAGCCGGGGCTTTTGATTTCGTCTCCAAGCCTGTCGATCTTAAGCAGCTACGCGCGTTAATTGAAAGTGCCCTCGCCCTCGGTACTAATACAGACAGGAAATACAACAATACTAGCGGCCCCCGCTTGCTTGGTCAGTCCGCCTGTATCCTGAAAATCAGGGAACAAATTCGCAAACTTGCCAGAAGCATGGCACCTGTTTACATTCATGGCGAATCAGGGACAGGTAAAGAGCTTGTTGCAAGGTTAATACATCACAATAGCCCGAGAAGAGAGAGAGCATTTATTGCCGTCAATAGCAGTGCCATTCCAGCCGAACTCATGGAAAGCGAATTTTTTGGCCACCGTAAGGGAAGTTTTACAGGAGCCATTTCAGACCATCCGGGTTTATTCCAGGCAGCTGAAGGTGGAACCCTGTTTCTTGATGAAATTGCTGAGCTGCCTCTTTCCATGCAGGCAAAGCTGTTAAGAGCCATACAGGAAAGAGCCATCCGCCCGGTAGGTAGTCACGAAGAACTGTCTTTTGACTGTCGTATATTAAGTGCTACCCATCAGGACCTGGGTTCGCTGGTAAAAAGTGGTAAATTTCGTGAGGATCTCTATTACCGCATCAATGTTATTGAGCTGGATGTCCCCCCATTGCGCGCCCGCACTGAGGACATAGTGGAACTGGTGGAGCATATTTTACAAATAATTTCGGACCGAAATAGTATTGCTCTGCCCGAGATAACCCCTGATTTTTATGAAAAATTACTCTCCTATTCATTTCCAGGAAATATTCGCGAACTGGAAAATATACTTGAACGGGCCGTTGCACTAGGTGAAGGACACACCATTAGCGCCGATGATTTGAATTTTCCTTTGCCGGAACTGGCTTTGCATGAAACAGCGGGGCCATCTGGCAAACCCGCGGAAAACAAGCCTTTGCCCAACGAATCACTGGATGATTTTCTGTTGCGCATCGAAAGGGAAGTGGTACAGCAGGCACTGGAAAAACACAGCTTCAACAAAACGCGAACAGCCGAGTCTCTAGGTGTTTCTTTTCGTTCATTCAGATATAAATTAAAAAAATTATCACTCGATTAA
- the zraS_1 gene encoding sensor protein ZraS, producing MRTPGQYIFGSRILTDSTPREGGTEYWRSLFYLNLYRMLLAVFLSTASLTSVSVGSLSSRHPELFLYTSFSYAFLSLLFAFLIHNDWPGYIIQCRLQILVDIIITILLYNASSGRGSGIEILFFITVSASGILLGGRAALITASTATILLILEHFYEILINQQPPGGFTSLGFIGSGLFITAFIIYYLTLLLRKTEIEVAEKNITLQKMGDINQLIIEQLESGIIVVDQSSQVILFNNSARELLTAPDSINIPLSFDSLINKISLDDAYFSKISHEKESKIELPSGKTILTRYKPLGDKAENGYLILFDDYSQIEKEKRNEKFIAMGRLSASIAHEIRNPLGAICHAGQLLGESPAIRKEDIRLVEIIEGQSRRIDQIINTVLGLGQQNEQNLQKISVHDWLGRVINDFTRENRLSEDSILLSGDRVTSAYGDPAQLRQVIQNLLTNSLRYADASKSPIIMIDISENTSGEGCTIRLSDNGPGIDRSIQDKVFEPFFTTSSTGNGLGLFIARKICLSNGASLEYIHKESGNGNFVLTLASKNTCHRLQYHLQE from the coding sequence ATGAGAACGCCAGGACAATATATCTTCGGTAGCAGAATCCTCACTGACTCTACCCCCAGGGAAGGTGGTACTGAATATTGGCGCTCATTATTCTATTTAAACCTTTACCGTATGTTACTGGCAGTTTTTCTCTCCACTGCCAGTCTTACCAGCGTTAGTGTTGGCAGCCTCAGTAGTAGACACCCTGAACTATTCCTCTACACCAGTTTTAGCTATGCATTTTTAAGCCTTCTTTTCGCATTTTTAATACATAATGACTGGCCAGGGTATATTATCCAGTGTCGACTTCAAATACTGGTAGATATTATCATCACCATACTCCTGTATAATGCCAGTTCAGGTAGAGGATCAGGGATTGAAATACTTTTTTTTATTACAGTTTCAGCCTCCGGGATTCTGCTTGGAGGCAGAGCTGCGCTCATTACAGCCTCGACAGCGACAATACTCCTGATACTTGAACATTTTTATGAAATCTTAATAAACCAACAGCCGCCTGGTGGTTTCACCTCCCTCGGGTTTATTGGCAGCGGCCTGTTTATCACCGCATTTATTATTTACTACCTGACACTACTGCTAAGAAAAACAGAAATTGAAGTTGCTGAGAAAAATATTACTTTGCAAAAGATGGGGGATATTAACCAGCTCATTATTGAACAACTCGAATCCGGCATTATTGTCGTCGATCAGTCGTCTCAGGTAATTTTATTCAATAATAGCGCCAGAGAGCTACTGACAGCCCCAGACAGCATCAATATACCATTGTCCTTCGATTCCCTGATCAATAAAATAAGTCTGGATGATGCATACTTTAGCAAAATATCTCATGAAAAAGAATCAAAAATAGAACTACCATCAGGTAAAACGATCCTCACTCGCTACAAACCCTTAGGTGATAAAGCTGAAAATGGTTATCTAATTTTATTTGATGACTATAGTCAGATTGAAAAAGAAAAAAGGAATGAAAAATTTATTGCCATGGGAAGGTTATCAGCCAGTATTGCTCATGAAATTCGAAATCCGCTAGGAGCAATTTGTCACGCAGGACAGTTACTCGGTGAATCTCCCGCCATCCGCAAGGAGGATATTCGACTCGTTGAGATTATCGAAGGCCAGAGCAGACGCATCGACCAAATCATTAATACTGTACTAGGATTAGGGCAGCAGAATGAGCAAAATCTTCAGAAAATATCCGTACATGACTGGCTGGGCAGGGTCATAAATGATTTTACACGTGAAAACCGACTCTCTGAGGATTCTATCCTTCTTAGTGGAGACCGTGTCACTAGCGCCTACGGCGATCCCGCACAGCTGCGGCAGGTGATTCAAAATCTGTTAACAAACTCTTTACGCTATGCTGACGCATCAAAATCACCAATCATAATGATAGATATTTCTGAAAATACATCTGGTGAAGGCTGTACCATCAGGCTATCTGACAACGGCCCTGGCATCGACAGATCCATCCAGGATAAAGTGTTCGAACCCTTTTTTACAACCTCATCAACTGGCAACGGTCTGGGGTTATTTATTGCCAGAAAGATTTGTTTAAGCAATGGAGCTTCTCTCGAGTATATTCATAAAGAATCTGGCAACGGCAATTTTGTACTAACGCTGGCCAGCAAAAACACTTGCCACCGGCTCCAATATCACCTACAGGAATAA
- the mnaA gene encoding UDP-N-acetylglucosamine 2-epimerase produces MIHVVIGTKAQLIKMAPILYYLQQRNIPYNYISTGQHKEKIDDILANFGLRQPDYALCEADDITSIQKMMTWSVRIIWRTIRKKKEIFCGDKEGIVLVHGDTLSTLLGAIMGRIAGLKIGHVESGLRSFDLFQPFPEEITRLMTFSLAHYYFCPDDRALQNLKRYSGEKINTVANTLYDSLRLSNNFPDVLSQSEIPSRQYSIVTLHRHENIYRQNALDRVMRLVEEISKTHFLLFILHKPTEKKIHQFNWYQRLVENTNIELRERYDYFGFIQLIKNAEFVISDGGSNQEECYYLGKPIILLRKVTERYDGLGENCLLSEYNIERIKEFISTIDDHQFSFKELDVKPSEKIIESCLPFSQV; encoded by the coding sequence ATGATTCATGTTGTTATCGGTACAAAAGCACAGCTTATCAAAATGGCACCGATACTCTATTATTTGCAGCAGAGAAACATTCCATATAACTATATTTCCACCGGGCAACATAAGGAAAAAATTGATGACATTCTGGCCAATTTTGGTTTGCGTCAACCTGATTATGCACTCTGTGAAGCGGATGACATAACCTCTATACAAAAAATGATGACGTGGTCAGTCAGAATAATCTGGCGCACGATACGAAAAAAGAAAGAAATATTTTGTGGTGATAAAGAGGGGATAGTCCTGGTTCACGGAGATACACTTTCTACCCTTCTTGGTGCGATAATGGGGCGCATCGCTGGATTGAAAATTGGTCATGTTGAATCCGGGTTACGTTCATTTGATCTTTTCCAGCCTTTTCCTGAAGAGATTACGCGTTTAATGACATTTTCTCTTGCGCATTATTACTTCTGCCCGGATGACAGGGCGTTACAGAATTTAAAGCGCTACAGTGGAGAGAAGATTAATACCGTTGCCAATACATTGTATGATTCTCTACGCTTGTCTAATAATTTTCCTGACGTATTATCACAATCAGAGATACCGTCACGGCAATATTCTATTGTCACTTTACATCGGCATGAAAATATCTACCGGCAGAATGCACTGGATCGTGTAATGAGATTGGTAGAAGAAATTAGCAAAACACATTTCCTTCTATTTATCCTGCATAAACCCACCGAGAAAAAAATACACCAGTTCAACTGGTATCAGCGTCTGGTGGAGAATACAAATATCGAATTACGCGAGCGCTATGATTATTTTGGTTTTATTCAGTTAATTAAAAACGCTGAGTTTGTGATCAGTGACGGCGGCAGTAACCAGGAGGAGTGTTACTATCTGGGCAAGCCAATAATCCTGTTGCGCAAGGTAACCGAGCGCTATGATGGTCTTGGAGAGAATTGCCTGCTCAGTGAATATAACATTGAGCGGATAAAAGAATTTATCAGTACTATCGATGATCACCAGTTTTCATTTAAGGAGCTGGATGTCAAACCGAGTGAAAAAATTATTGAATCGTGTTTGCCCTTTTCCCAGGTGTAA
- the arnC_3 gene encoding undecaprenyl-phosphate 4-deoxy-4-formamido-L-arabinose transferase, producing the protein MKIKAISIIIPCYNEAETIDDLITAVINTPISYQKEIIIIDDCSTDGTLAVLEQYKEQSEIEIFHHDKNQGKGAALRTGISHATGDIVIIQDADLEYDPGEYPGLIKPFEDGVADIVYGSRFKGAQAERILYFWHSMGNKFLTLFSNMMTNLNLTDMETCYKVFRRDIIQNIRIDEDRFGFEPEVTAKLAAYKPRLRIYEVGISYYGRTYEEGKKIDWKDGMAAIWCILKYNIWAR; encoded by the coding sequence ATGAAAATAAAGGCCATTTCTATCATCATCCCCTGTTACAACGAAGCAGAAACTATAGATGATTTGATAACAGCAGTTATCAATACTCCGATATCCTACCAAAAAGAAATCATTATTATTGATGACTGCTCCACTGATGGGACACTCGCTGTGCTTGAACAATACAAGGAACAGTCTGAAATAGAAATATTCCATCATGATAAAAATCAGGGAAAAGGAGCGGCATTAAGAACGGGGATATCTCATGCGACGGGTGATATTGTTATTATCCAGGATGCCGATCTTGAGTATGACCCGGGAGAATACCCTGGTTTGATAAAACCTTTTGAGGATGGTGTTGCTGATATTGTTTACGGTTCACGTTTTAAGGGTGCACAGGCCGAACGCATACTTTATTTCTGGCATAGTATGGGAAATAAGTTTCTCACGCTATTTTCTAATATGATGACCAATCTGAATCTGACTGATATGGAAACCTGTTACAAGGTTTTCCGTAGGGACATCATCCAGAATATTAGAATCGACGAAGATCGCTTTGGTTTTGAACCTGAAGTAACTGCAAAGTTAGCCGCCTATAAGCCCAGATTACGAATCTATGAGGTGGGTATCAGTTATTACGGCAGAACATACGAAGAAGGCAAGAAGATAGACTGGAAAGACGGTATGGCGGCAATCTGGTGCATTCTTAAATATAATATTTGGGCACGTTGA
- the purK gene encoding N5-carboxyaminoimidazole ribonucleotide synthase yields the protein MILPGATLGLLGGGQLGRMFTVAARTMGYEVIVLDPDVGSPAGAFATEHLCAAYNDEAALVRLATECAAVTTEFENVPATSLEIIAQHIPVRPSATTIHIARDRILEKQALRDFGLDTVDYYVIENDADLEVAIEAISFPAILKTATLGYDGKGQKFVVNATELVPAFHQLGSISCVLEQFIELSCEVSVVLARSVCGHIESFAIAENRHTDGILDMSIVPARVNPEIAARAEKMARILAEELDYCGVLAVEFFVDVNDRLMINEIAPRPHNSGHYTLDACLTDQFQQQVRTLCGFKPGKTDLTTPAVMVNILGDLWSGGTPAWDALLNYPGVFLHLYGKKEPIPGRKMGHFTLVGNAPKKLLETAALLKKALGQSNNSPLD from the coding sequence ATGATTTTACCCGGAGCAACACTCGGACTGCTTGGTGGCGGCCAACTTGGTCGAATGTTCACCGTTGCGGCACGCACTATGGGCTACGAAGTCATAGTACTGGACCCTGACGTTGGCAGCCCGGCCGGCGCTTTCGCAACCGAACACCTCTGTGCCGCCTACAATGATGAGGCCGCTCTTGTGCGTCTGGCCACTGAATGTGCTGCCGTGACGACAGAATTCGAGAATGTCCCAGCCACCAGCCTGGAAATCATTGCACAGCATATTCCCGTCAGACCTTCTGCTACGACCATCCATATTGCGCGTGATCGTATTCTTGAGAAACAGGCTCTTCGTGATTTTGGGCTTGATACCGTTGACTACTATGTCATAGAAAACGATGCTGACCTCGAAGTAGCAATCGAAGCCATCTCTTTTCCTGCCATTTTGAAGACCGCAACACTGGGTTACGACGGCAAAGGTCAGAAATTCGTTGTGAATGCCACAGAGCTGGTGCCCGCTTTTCATCAACTGGGGTCAATATCCTGCGTGCTCGAGCAATTTATTGAACTAAGCTGTGAAGTTTCTGTAGTCCTGGCACGTAGCGTTTGTGGCCATATTGAAAGCTTTGCCATCGCTGAAAACAGGCATACCGATGGCATACTGGATATGAGTATAGTCCCGGCAAGGGTAAATCCAGAGATTGCGGCCAGGGCCGAGAAAATGGCTCGCATCCTGGCAGAGGAACTCGACTACTGTGGCGTACTGGCTGTGGAGTTCTTTGTTGATGTGAATGACCGCCTGATGATCAATGAAATAGCACCACGGCCCCATAATTCGGGCCATTATACCCTTGATGCCTGTCTGACCGACCAGTTTCAGCAGCAAGTTCGTACTCTTTGTGGCTTTAAACCAGGTAAAACAGATCTCACAACACCTGCTGTAATGGTCAATATACTGGGTGATCTCTGGTCAGGGGGGACACCGGCATGGGATGCATTATTAAACTATCCAGGAGTATTTCTTCATCTCTATGGGAAAAAAGAGCCCATACCCGGCCGTAAAATGGGACACTTTACCCTTGTGGGTAACGCTCCGAAAAAACTACTGGAAACTGCAGCCTTACTGAAAAAAGCACTCGGGCAGTCAAATAACTCACCATTGGATTAA
- the purE gene encoding N5-carboxyaminoimidazole ribonucleotide mutase, which yields MNDQNNADIIKIGVVMGSDSDWDVMQHACRTLDEFSIPYEPQIISAHRTPDLLYQYAESAIDRGLQAIIAGAGGAAHLPGMLAAKTTLPVLGVPVNSRHLKGMDSLLSIVQMPAGIPVATFAIGQAGARNAALFAVSILAASDQGLMQKLIDFRQAQTDKIIAHSLPAL from the coding sequence ATGAACGATCAAAATAACGCAGACATTATCAAGATCGGTGTCGTCATGGGCAGTGATAGTGACTGGGATGTTATGCAACATGCCTGCCGCACACTTGACGAGTTTTCTATTCCCTATGAGCCTCAGATTATTTCAGCCCATAGAACCCCGGACCTTCTGTATCAGTATGCTGAATCAGCCATCGACAGGGGCCTGCAGGCAATCATTGCAGGTGCTGGCGGAGCTGCACACCTGCCAGGCATGCTGGCGGCAAAAACGACACTTCCAGTGCTAGGCGTTCCCGTCAACAGTCGCCACCTAAAAGGCATGGATTCACTGCTATCTATTGTACAAATGCCAGCGGGCATACCGGTGGCTACCTTTGCTATCGGCCAGGCCGGTGCCAGGAATGCGGCGCTATTCGCTGTCTCTATCCTGGCTGCATCGGATCAGGGATTGATGCAGAAGTTGATTGATTTCAGACAGGCTCAAACCGATAAAATCATCGCACACAGCCTGCCTGCCCTCTAA
- the pilE gene encoding fimbrial protein precursor — translation MTKRKLAGAMNQHGFTLIELMIVIAILGILSSIAISSYRDYSIRAKVSEALLSVSPFTTAIGTYYWSESSFPTSRGDAGQSNIVTKYIDEITITSNGYISVDINDTTVGVANMFLILKPILATGVIKWDCSVSDNATGTVDSLTLIRYVPTNCR, via the coding sequence ATGACAAAGAGAAAGCTGGCGGGAGCAATGAATCAACACGGGTTCACACTTATCGAACTGATGATTGTCATTGCAATACTTGGCATATTGTCGTCTATTGCGATTTCTTCTTACAGAGATTATTCCATCCGGGCAAAAGTCAGTGAAGCCCTGCTATCCGTCAGCCCTTTCACAACAGCAATTGGCACATATTACTGGTCTGAAAGCAGCTTTCCAACGAGTAGAGGTGATGCTGGTCAATCAAATATCGTCACCAAATATATTGATGAAATTACCATAACATCAAATGGTTATATATCTGTTGATATCAATGATACGACCGTCGGCGTTGCCAATATGTTTCTCATACTTAAACCCATTTTAGCAACCGGTGTTATCAAGTGGGACTGCTCAGTCAGTGATAATGCCACAGGCACAGTGGACAGCCTTACTCTGATACGATACGTCCCGACAAATTGTCGTTAA